Sequence from the Candidatus Saccharimonadales bacterium genome:
GATTGGAGCCTGAACGTAAACCTGCCAGCCGGCGTCTATAAAATGATCGTTCGTGCCGAGGACAAAGCCGGTAACCGCGGCAATATGTCGCCGGTGATGTACTTTACCGTCGATTAGGCCCCGCCGCGGGCGCGTGCGGTAAAATTAAGATTGCGTGAATGTCCTAGGGATCGAGACCAGCTGTGATGAAAACGCCGCGGCCGTCGTCAAAGACGGCCGCCAGCTTTTAAGCAATGTAGTTTTGAGCCAAGTCGACCTGCACAAGCTCTACGGCGGCGTGGTGCCAGAAGTAGCGGCTCGTAGCCACATTGAAGTTATGACTCCAACGATTGACCAAGCCATCGATCAATCAGGCCTGAGTTGGGATGAGATTGACGCCGTCTGCGTGGCTAATGGCCCGGGACTGGGCGGCAGCCTGTTAATCGGTACTTTGGCCGCTCGGACGCTGGCGTTGATAAAAAATAAGCCGCTTTATGGTGTCCATCACGCTTTGGGGCACGTCTACGCCAATTTTATTGACTGGGACCATTCCGCTAAAGCCAAACTCGACTTGTCGACCGCCACCGCCTGGGCCGAGCCGGAATTTGAGTTATTAGCGTTGATTGTCAGCGGCGGGCACAGCCACCTAGTGTTGCTATCAGACCATCAAAGCTATCGACTTCTGGGACAAACCCAGGACGACGCTGTCGGC
This genomic interval carries:
- the tsaD gene encoding tRNA (adenosine(37)-N6)-threonylcarbamoyltransferase complex transferase subunit TsaD — its product is MNVLGIETSCDENAAAVVKDGRQLLSNVVLSQVDLHKLYGGVVPEVAARSHIEVMTPTIDQAIDQSGLSWDEIDAVCVANGPGLGGSLLIGTLAARTLALIKNKPLYGVHHALGHVYANFIDWDHSAKAKLDLSTATAWAEPEFELLALIVSGGHSHLVLLSDHQSYRLLGQTQDDAVGEAFDKVAKLLGLAYPGGPSIEAAAKAGHPDFLKLPKASMPGFDYSFSGLKTAVLRAVQALVGVDYNFPSTELANKLNKTQISDIAASFQRIAIETLVDTAESAYSQFRPKTVVIAGGVAANSELRRQLAKRLPLDIRYAPISLCTDNAAMIAALGFYRARAKAAPDSPFKLDINPSLVL